The sequence below is a genomic window from Papio anubis isolate 15944 chromosome X, Panubis1.0, whole genome shotgun sequence.
ctcccagtccactgactcagattttaataatcttttttggCAACaacctcacagaaacacccaggaacgatactttgcatcctttaatccaatcaagttgacactcaatattaaccatcacatcctatttatctgaaactttgtaccctttgatgaATAATCccccattttttttcccccaaagtccCTCAGCCTCTGGTGACCATCACTCTTCTATCGATTCTTTAGATTTCTATGATGATTagtcatttctatttcttctatggTATTCCTTAGACCAGGCTTAGGAGAGGACAACGGCTTGATCCAAAGTTAGTGTGGAGAATGAAGTGATTGAAGACAGAGTCAAAGATGGACAGTGAGGGAAGGGAAGACAGGGGAAAGGGGAAATGCAGATAAATTAGGTTATGTGGTTCCTGAAATGCAGTTCCTGACACagaataggtactcaataaatatctgttgaattgaTTCTGTGGAATCAAACCATAGAGTTCCAGGAATGTAACTTCTGGGAAAGCAAGCAAATCTGACTAGAAAGGGGAACCTGCATTTCCAGGTAAGGCCAAGGATACTAAAATGGGGAGTGAGGGGGTGGTGTGAGAGTCAAGGAGGTGAAGGAACTGCAAGCCAGAGCATTGGAGGTATCAGTGGACCAGATTCTGCCACTAGCCTAGCCTCTGCTTTTCTCCTGGGAAGAAGCAGCCTACTTGGAGACTGGCAAAGTAGGAGCTGGCAAGTAGTCTAGTAGCTGGAAGCTAATGTCTTCTGTGCCTATAGGTGGATAGAGCTCAGAAGATACCAGGATGAAGCAGATGGTCATTGGCTTGACTGTTTAGGAACACGGTTTCCTCAGGGTTGAGGGAAAAATGAAACCCCTTTAGAGTTTGGAAATTACCAGTAAAGTAGGATTGGGGCCCCTCTGAGCcctgggcagggagagggaggcctcTGATCTTCCCATATGCCCAGCCCCTCACTGCAGGCTTACCCCAGCCCCTTTAGCTTATCCCCAGTCACTGGGGCTGCCACCTTTTCCTACCTCGCTACATCACTCCTTAGTGCCAAGCTCTGTCGGCGGGAGGGCGGGGACCCAGGCCTGCAAAATGAAGTCAGAGCTTGCAAACTCCATGCACCACCCTGCCTCAGTGCTAACATTCACACGTGAGGCAAAGCAGCATCTTGGGAAAGGACAGTGGCTTGGGTATCAGGAGTCTTGTGGGttcagtcctggctctgccactgccTCACTGTGTCAAGTCCCCTCCCTTCTCTGGGCTTTAGTTGCGACATCTGTACAAAAACTGTTCTGCTTACTTCACAGAATTGTtctaagaagtaaataaaattataggtgTGCAAATAACTTGTAAGTAGTAAATTGATATGTGCACACAAGACAGTGGTTTAGTTAATGCTAGCAGATATGTCCTGGGAAATCAGGGAACATGTTCTCCATATGCTCACGAAGTCATTCCTGTGACTGTAAGTGTCCCATTCTAAGAACTGAAACCTTCAACTCTAAAAAACTAAGGTATTCATGGCTCTCTTCGGTCTAGTCCGCAACCTAGCTCCTGTTCAAATTCACTGAACTGAAACCAAGCTGCCCTGCATTTTCCCACTTCTATGCTTTTGCTCACTGAGTTCCCTCCACTAATACCTTTTGCTTCCTCTCTGCTGACtaaatttttttccacttttcaaaGCAAATATCAAATACCCCTTCTCCATCAGGCTTTCTGTCAAGTTAGTAGCTGAATGGAGATCTCTCTGGTTTCTGGAGTCCCATGGGCCATGTTACACTTTGGATCTAGTCCTTGGGGGCCATCTTTttgaataaagcaaaataattttcccaTTGCAGGAGAGAGTGCAGACTGATAGTGGCATGTAGAAAGCAGAACCAAGATCTAGGAtaatggcaatgtcaggaaggaagaaagggaggtgtcttagtctgcttgcactgctataacagaatgccttagactgggcaatttataaacaacagaaatttatttctctcagtttggggggctggaaagtccaagatcaaggtgccagcagatttggtgtctggtgagggcccactttctagtttattaacagcatcttcttgctgtgtcctcacatatgGTGAAAGGGGTGAGGGGTGTctttggggcctcttttataaggtcactaatcccattcatgaaacTGGAGCCTTCATgatttaatcacttcccaaaggcctcaccaCCTAATACTGTCACACTAGGGATtaggttccaacatatgaatttgggaagtACCACATTAAGATGATagcaggagggaagaaaggagggagagaggaaggaagaaaggcagaaaggaaagggaggtcAGGAGGAGAGATAAAAGGGAGATAAGGGGCCTAGCTTACCTGAAGTAGTTAAGATTTGGCCTTCTGAAAGCTAGTGACTGTGCTAGGGGTAAGGGAgattgaggaaactgagctttCACCTGGACAAGACACTAAAGGCCAAGAGGAAGATTTCACTCTAGGTACAGTAATAGCATCTCTGCTTTCTCCTCATACTTCCTAGGCAAAATTGCCTTGGAAAAGTCATCATCAGAATTTGAGGTGATTAATTCCAACTCCTGGCCCATTTTCTGGATGGGAATGATGAGGCCTGGGGAGGATAAAATATTAAGGCACCAGGTCTTAAAGTTGTCTCTTCTCACTAACAGCACAGGCAACCGGAGAAAGAACAGCTAGGAATGTTCTGAAGAGCTGGACCGTAAATAATAACATGGGCACTTACCTTAGTTGGGTTCTCAATTCCCTCATCTGGGAAATTGAAGCTAAGAGTTTTGGCCCTTCCTCTTTACCTAGAATTTTGTACATTCCTATAACCTCCTCAAGCGCATGAACTTTGAAATGCCTAAAGTGTCCATGTGCCTTCATGAGTCAACCAGATTCTGTGTCCCAGATGCCATGGAGGAGGCCACCTTGCCCCGACCCCATTCGAAGGGTGTACTTTCCTGGGGAACTATAGCAGATAGGGCTGCTGAGGTTGACTCAATCCCCAAGGGCCCTAAGAGAATCACAGGCAGGGCTAGGGGTGAGGTTTTGCACAAACTACCACTTAGGAGCCCAGATTGAAAGAAAGATAGAAGAGAGCTGAGGATGCCTACCCTGAAGCCCTGAGTTCTTTAGTTCTCATGCTCCTTGGAGAAAAACAGTTGCACTGTTTCCCAAAGTGCCTAAGAATGAAAATCTGaaagctgggtggggtgggagcaTGGAGATAGATATCCAATTTTCTCACCTTCTTTCCTAAAGTCTCTCAGGCAGCAGTAGCTAGGGAGAATGGGGGAGGTGAGAGAAGTAGGGGGCAAATCAGATTAAGACTCCGTGCTCTGTCTCCCTTTCCCAGTGATAGGGGAGCATGATGTAGGAGACCATCAAAGCAGCTCCCAGGAGGGGCTCTAAATATGTAAAGTGCTTCCTGGGTACAGATTATCTGGGCTCTCCTCCTCTACCCCTTAATCTTGTGTCCCTTTCACTGCTCACCCATGTTCTCACCCACAGTTGTACAGGAGAAATACAAGAAGGTCCTGTGGAGGgattaaaatttagtaaaatgaaTTTCCCTGGATTTAAGTGGATATCCTCGCTGGTCCAGGGTCTGTTTGCCTCCTTCCCCTGTTCTCCACATTATAGGGGGTCTGACCCCTACaggctgtgtttcccaggctccCAAGTCAACTACCTTCTGGCTGGGTTTAACCAATAGAAGGCACTGGTGGGAAGGCAGGGAAAATGGAGAAGCCAGGGTACTTAGCCTCTGCCTTCTCTGCCTTGGGTGGTGCCCCTGCTGTGTCTGCTCTGTGGTTCCTGCTATCAGCATACTTCCGATTCTGCTGTGTGATTCCAGCTCCTGGTTTAGGTCATACTACCTCCTCCCATGGTCCCTCCATTCTTCACCACCCAAATCATGGGCAGGCCTGTGATTTCACTTTCAATCAGATGACCCCTGTCCCTCCTCCCTTACCCCTGAAGCCTAGAAGTTACGCTGGCTTCCTGCACTTGCTAATCTCTAGGTTATCTGCTTGTCTTACTTGAATTCCCAGCCTATCACCTATGTaaccaaattatttttcacattagaTACTCTGTCATAAATATTTGATAGTTTGCTTACCCAGGTAGATCTTGAACATAAACTGGACTAGCGGAAATGCAGCCTATGATTCAAGGTGAGTGAATGGGAGGCTCCTCAGTCACTTGACTCAAAGTAATATGAGACTAGGGGACAGCCAATGAAAAGGTGTCTTGCAGCAGCCAGAGAATTGAAGGGAGGCACAGGGCTGGGCAAGCTGATGCTACGCTTCTACCCACTTGTATTATTCAGGACCTTGCTTCCAGGGCAACACAGCTCCCAAAACTCTCTAAAGGATCTTGGTGTGGAGGTATAGGCCATTGGgttattttcctcttttgctcTTACAGACTCCTGTGCCTGTCAGATACCAGACCATTTGCTATCCTTCCCCATGGCCAATCATACCCCTTCCCTCAATAACGCCCACGCCCCCATCCATGCCCACACACACCAGacacaacagacactgggacttATTTTCTGGATAATTTTATTGTGGAGGATAATACAGGAGAGCAACTCCAGGTAAGTGGATGAGGCTGTAATGCCCTCCAGCTACCTGAGTCCCCAGGTGGTTTTTGGAGGCATCATAAGTTCCTGGGGAGACTGCAAGATTACAGTTGGTGTTTTAGATAGCTAATCAACATGGGAGGAATATCCAGCTGGTTGATGGCTTGTGGCTGGCCAGCCTGGCACAGGGCTCTGCGGATGACTAAACGGGCCTGTGATAGAAGTGACCGTGGAGTGGCTACAGCAAGAAGAAACAGGTCATGAGGAGCAATTATCAGCATAATTCTCCCACACAAGCCTACATCCACCCTCCCCTGGCTACTACAGCCCTAATGCTCTATCCTTTCCAAGAAATAAAACAGTCATTGGCAGAGCCAGAACCAGAAATTGGGCTAGTGCTCCCCACCCCTACCCAACCTTATCTTAGTGACCTTTCTCTAACATGGAATACATAACCTCTTCTCTACTGGGGCcacaggagagggaggaaaatGGAGTTTTCTCCATTGCATCTCAGAGGATTGGCTTTTACAGTGATTTGGGGCCCTGAGATCTCCAAGCCTTGTGACCCAAGGCTGGCCTGTTCACCACTCACCTCGGGCCTGTAGCAGCAATGCAATGCCTTTATCATCTTGTGAGGTCAGGTCAAGGGATAGAGATGGAAGGTAGATATTAGCACCAAAATCTATTAACAGCTGGATGTACTCTGGCTCACAATTATGGTGTAGGCAGATTTCAAGGAGGGTGCGGGGTCGTGGGACACGAGCCAATAGGCCCTGGTCAGTGCAGTTGTAGTCAGGGTCTGCCCCGTGGAGCAAAAGCAGGCGGAAACAGTCAAGGTGCCCGTAGACTGCGGCCAAATAGAGGGGGCCAGAACATGAAGCTATGTTTGATGCCCAGACTGGTAGTTTAGCTTTGACGTTGGCCTCTGCACCATGGCCTAGGAGCTCCTGCAGGATAGCAACAGCACCATCACGGGCAGCTGTGAGCACGGGAGAACAGTTGTTGTAGATGCTACCACCAGGGCAGGCACCAGCTTCCAAAAGCACACGTACACAGTCCAGATGGCCATGACTGACAGCAGTGAAAAGTGGCGTCTGCGCCTTGACATCCAAGCTGTCAACATCAGCGCCATGTGCTAAGAGGACCTGCAAACAGCTCAAGTGGCCATAAGAAGCAGCCAAGCGCAAGGGTGTCCCAGGAACGCCCCAGCCACTCCTGCTGTTGATGAAACGTTTGTAACGCTCCTGGCGCAAAAGCTGGTCCAAGGTATAGGAGTCGTTGTCATACACTGCTTGATTGAGAGCCTGCTTCTCCTCTGTGTCggtgtcctcctcctccttgtcgGGCTGCAGGAGGGAGAAGATCTTGGTGATGTCCATGAGGTTCATCTTGGCTAACTGGAGAACTATTCTCATTATGAGCACAAGGAAATGCCAGATCTGTGGGTGACAAACAAGTGGGAGAGAATGAGGGTACCCATCAAAAGCCTGACCACACACCCTCCTTGAAATCTGCCTCCATTTCAACCCCTTGCCCCCTGCCCTTCACCATCAGGCTACTCATTCATGGGTCTCCTACTTCTCACTCCCAATCCCACTGTCTTATTTCAGGCCCCAAAGACACTGCCAAAACAGGTCAGGGCATTTTATAGTTTGATGCCTTTGCATATACTCTTCTGCCTGCCCCTCAAACTCCTACTTCTAGGAAGCCTTCCCtaatctcttcttcctgctcagGGATTCTGAAGGATCACAACTAAACTTCAGCTATGAACTTTCAAACCACATTTCTGCTTATCTATATTCCATTAGTGTATAAACTCCAGGGCAAGGACCCTGTATTCATCTTGTATTCCTCTACCCCTAGTAGGGCTATATCATGGCTGGAAATTTGGTAGATGCATTTTTTTCAGATCAGAATGTGTGGATTAGTAAGGTGGCTCTGGCCTGGCACTGGCTAGGCCAATAGAACCATACTTTGTGGTGTCAAGCTGTCATCCCTGAGCTTTCTGACATCAGTCTTTTGGGGCAAGCCCTTAACTCCATTTTCAGATAGTTTAACTCTTCACAGCCCCTCATATATGACTAAAGCTCCCTCACCCGAGTGTTCTGTAACCTTCCCTCAGATGAAGGCCCCACATTTCAGGAATAGAAGTATTCAGGAAATTGGTATCGAATGATATTTACTGATTAAATGAAGAGGTGGCGTTACAAAGAACATATTTCAAGTAAAATGAAGACAGATGGCAGGAAACAGTCGCGGTTCCCAGGGCAAATTTCCTCTCTGATTACAACTAGATTCTCCCCCAGGGCCAATTTAATCCAGGAGTCCCTTTGATTGCCAATGCTGCCTCCCCATTCCTCTGGTTTAACCCTTTTTCCATCCTCTCTGTCTGACCCAGCCTAGAGCCTTTGACTCAACCTTCAACTCTTCTCTTCCCACAATCCTCAGGCCCTACAAAACCACTCATGGCTCAATGTCTGACTCAACCTAACCTCTGACCTTACCAGTCCTATTCCTAGTGCTTCAGTGTCAAGGTCACCCACCTCAGTTTGTAATGTCATCAGGGTGAGCTGGCAGGTTTCTCAGAGCTTAAGTTTCCCTACTCTCCCATACCCTGCAGCCGAGGTCTCAGGGCCTCATACCTCCTTTTATTCACTGTCTACCCCCACCCCTCTTTGTTAGTCTGGGACCTCAGGTACCTACCtcatagaaagaaaattatgaggTAGGTGGGTAGGGTCACCCTAAACTTTaggcccctccccacccaccagcaTCAGCTCCATATATggtcttattatttatttattcttgggGTGCAATGGGAAGGACAGGAGTTTAGAAATCCAGCAGACCCAGATTTGCAGCTCAGCACTCTCAGTTCCTAGCTGAGTAATCTTGGGTAAGTCTCTTCCCTTCtttgggactcagtttcctcatctataagacaGAAATGAAAGTCCCTTTCTCATGAAGTTGTTAGGAGTAAGAGGGCTACTACATACTCTGTACCTTCAGCCTCCTCACACTGGCTCCTCCCCCTCAACCATCTTAGGAGACCAAACAATAAACTTCTATGGTCCTTTGTCTCACTCTAGCtatctttctcttcatctctccctTCTTAACCAAACATATCCAAAGAGTTTTCTACTATGTACTTCACCACCTTCCATTCACTTATCCAATCTCTGTAGTCTGGCTTCACCCACCTCAAACACACACCAAGAAAGCTCTTCAAAAGGTCATCTTTGTAGTTAAATCCAGTGGATGTCTTGAAGATCTTTTCTTCCCTGACTTTTCTGGAATATCTATCCCTACAGACCACTCCTCCCTACAAACTCCTCCATCAGCTTCCTTGCCAGCACACTCTCCcgatttttctcctttctcattctCCCCTGAAATATTTATGTTCTCTTCTCCATCCTCTTCTCTCCAGTCACGCTCACcttt
It includes:
- the ASB12 gene encoding ankyrin repeat and SOCS box protein 12 isoform X2; its protein translation is MRIVLQLAKMNLMDITKIFSLLQPDKEEEDTDTEEKQALNQAVYDNDSYTLDQLLRQERYKRFINSRSGWGVPGTPLRLAASYGHLSCLQVLLAHGADVDSLDVKAQTPLFTAVSHGHLDCVRVLLEAGACPGGSIYNNCSPVLTAARDGAVAILQELLGHGAEANVKAKLPVWASNIASCSGPLYLAAVYGHLDCFRLLLLHGADPDYNCTDQGLLARVPRPRTLLEICLHHNCEPEYIQLLIDFGANIYLPSLSLDLTSQDDKGIALLLQARATPRSLLSQARLVIRRALCQAGQPQAINQLDIPPMLISYLKHQL
- the ASB12 gene encoding ankyrin repeat and SOCS box protein 12 isoform X1; protein product: MTLQTEIWHFLVLIMRIVLQLAKMNLMDITKIFSLLQPDKEEEDTDTEEKQALNQAVYDNDSYTLDQLLRQERYKRFINSRSGWGVPGTPLRLAASYGHLSCLQVLLAHGADVDSLDVKAQTPLFTAVSHGHLDCVRVLLEAGACPGGSIYNNCSPVLTAARDGAVAILQELLGHGAEANVKAKLPVWASNIASCSGPLYLAAVYGHLDCFRLLLLHGADPDYNCTDQGLLARVPRPRTLLEICLHHNCEPEYIQLLIDFGANIYLPSLSLDLTSQDDKGIALLLQARATPRSLLSQARLVIRRALCQAGQPQAINQLDIPPMLISYLKHQL